In the Sphingobium sp. Z007 genome, AGATGCCCGTAGCGCCCATGGCCTTCACGAGATTATCGACCGATCGCGTCGAAATGCCCTGGACATAGGCTTCCTGGATCACCGCCGTCAGGGCCTTCTCGGCAGTCCGACGGGGTTCAAGGAAGGATGGGAAATACGATCCCTTGCGTAGCCGCGGGATCTCCAGTTCGATGTGGCCGGCCCTGGTCTCCCAGGAACGCTCTCGATAGCCGTTGCGCTGGACCTGTCGCCCGGCAGGGTCGCGAGCGCCATGCGCGGCACCAGTCAGCACCTGCACTTCAGCTTCCATCATTCGCTCAGCGGCAAATGCCAACATCTCGCGAACGAGATCTGCATCAGCGCCCTTTTCAACCAGCTCGATAAGGGCCATTCTGTCTGTGGTCATCGTCGTCTCCGATAGGTTCATTGGTTTCGCAACCCGAACTCTACCGAAGATTGGCGATGGCCGCCTAGACAGAAGCCATGCCACCGTTGGGGCATGAAGCTCCGGTCGCTACGCTCCCTCCGCTTCACGCCCCAACGGTGACGCTGTTACACCACGTAACGGGACACGGCCCTCCTGCCTCATCAAATAATGCAAACAATGTCAAAAAGGCATATGGGGCACCATTGGGTATTCGATCTACAGTAAAAACCAAATCAGGTAATACGGTGCTAGCCATGGGATATCGACTGTTGGAAACCCTCCAGTTGAGATTCATAAAATATAAGCCAGTTATTGGTTTTCCTGATTCGTCTGAGGCATGAATAAATCTCGCTTTATTCATGATAACTCTACAAGATGCTTTATCAATAGATGAAAATCCGCTCGATGTTAGAGTTTCACATCGATACTGCTTTCCAGATGGGCTAACAGAAATCTTGACGCGGGTTCTACCTTGCTCTCCTTCGGTGCGAGATTCTTTTGGATAGTCGGATGGACTAATTAAATTCTGACCATCGATCAATTTTGGAGGCGATGCCAATGATGCGCCCGCCAACAGCATTAAGCTAAACGCTTGTGTCAGCATGAAATACGTTTCCCAGTAATGTTAGATTACAAATAAAAATTCTGTTGAATAGAAGAGATTACAACAGATGATCCTTAATTAAATGATCGGCGGTGAAAAAATCCGCACCACCCTCCACCTACTCTTCCTGTCCAACGCCATCCAACCCCGCCGCAGTCCCGCTCCCCGCCGGTTCGCCCTGCATCGCCGCCGCGACCTTCTCCGCCGCCGCCATCACGCGCAGTATATTCTCGCCCGCCAGCTTGGCGATATCCCGGTCGCTCCACCCGCGCCGCATGAGTTCGCTCAGCAATGCCGGATAGGTCTGCACCCCGCCAAGCCCCTGGGGCAGCGACCCCACGCCATCGAAATCGCTGCCGATGCCGACATGATCGACGCCCGCCACCTTCGCGATATGGTCGATATGATCCGCAACCTGCGTCAAAGTCACCACCGGTTCGGGATTGGCCCTCTCCCACGCCGCCAGCGCCGCCTTGGCCGCTTCCGGGTCGCCGATATACAGCCCCCCGAACGGCGGCGCATTATAGCGGGCGATCTCCGCGCTGCGGGCCGCGCCCCAGATACGGCGCGCCTCCGACACATATTGCGGCGCGTAATTGACCATTACCATCCCGCTATTGGCCGCGACCTTCTGCAACAGCGAGTCAGACACGTTGCGCGGCGTATCGCACAGCGCCCGCGCGCTGGAGTGGGAGAAGATCACCGGCGCCTTGCTGACCCGCAGCGCGTCGAGCATCGTCGCCTCGCTGACATGGCTGAGATCCACCAACATCCCCAGCCGGTTCAACTCATGCACCACCGCCTCGCCGAACGGGGTCAGCCCGTCATGCTGTGGATTGTCGGTCGCGCTATCGGCCCAGGCGATGGTGCGGCTGTGGGTCAGCGTCAGATAGGATGCGCCAAGCGCGCGATAGCTGCGCAGCACGGCCAGGCTGCCGTCGATCTGCCCGCCGCCCTCCACGCCCAGCAGCGAGCCGACCTGCCCCGCCTTGTGCGCGGCGCGCAATTCCGCCGCCGTGGTGACGAAGGCGAAATCCTTGGGGTAACGGCGCGCGAAGCTATGGGCCAGGTCGATCTGCTCCAGAGTATCCTTCACCTGCTGCAGTTCGGGCAGGTCGGCCGATACCCAGACCGACCAGAATTGCCCGCCCACGCCGCCCGCGCGCAGCCGCGCGATGTCGGTGTGGAAGGTCGCCGGGTCCAACCGGTCGAGCGCCATCGTCCAGCGCTGCTCCTTCGCCTTGTCGGTCAGCGCTTCGGGCCAGTCATTATGTCCGTCGATCAGCGGCGTGGCCTTGAGCACCCTGGCGACCCGCGCCGCATAGGGATCGGCGGCGGCCTGGACGGCGGGGGCGGCGAGGAGGAGCGGCAGCAGGGCAAGAGGCAGGGTTTTCATGGATCGCAAGGCTAAGGCCGCGCGGTATCAAGTCAATCACCCACCCGTGATGGCAGGACAGGGCTTCCCCCTGTCGCCGCCCCTGCCTATCCTGCCTGCAATGATGATCGACCCACACGTCCTGCTCCAGGCCTATTCCATCGGCGTGTTCCCCATGGCCGACGATCGCGATGCGGCGGAGGTCTATTGGGTGGAACCCAAGCGGCGGGCGATCCTCCCGCTCGACGGCTTTCACCTGTCGCACTCGCTGTCCAAGGTCATCCGTCGCGACCGGTTCCGCGTCACCGCCAACCGCGCCTTTGCGCAGATATTGGCGCTCTGCGCACAGGCCGCGCCCGATCGCCCATCGACCTGGATCAACCATCAGATCGAAGCCGCCTATCGCCACCTGCACGCAGCCGGCTTCGCCCATTCGATCGAAGTGTGGGAGGGGGAGGAGCTGGTCGGCGGCCTCTATGGCGTCGCGATCGGCGGCGCCTTTTTCGGCGAATCCATGGTGTCGCGCCGCACCGATGCGTCGAAAGTGGCGCTGGCCTGGCTGGTCGCACGGCTACGCTTTGGCGGCTTCGCCTTGCTCGACTGCCAGTTCATGACCGATCATCTGCGCACGATGGGCGCCGTCGAAATCAGCCAGCGCGATTATCTTCAGTTGCTGGGCGCGGCGACCGGCGGCGTGGCGCTGGGGGCCGGGGCGGGCGCATTGGCGGCCGGTTCGGGCGCGGCGGCAGAGCTGGCGTTCGCGCCGCTCGCGGGCGAGGACGCTGCAACCGGTTCGCCCTTGGCGCCCAGCATCACCGTATCCGGCCCGGTTTCGGGCCAGGCCATCGTACAGCTTCTGACCCACACGTCATAGATCGGGTGCTGCACGACATTGCGGTCGGGCCGGTCGCGGAACAGCCAGCCGGAAAAATTGCGCCGCCATTTGCCGTCCGCGCTGCTGCGGACGTCCAACTGCACGAAGGCGCCGGTTTCCTGCACATTTTCCCAGGGCGCGCTGGTTTCGCACGCCTGCAACCGCACGATGGCATCGCCCACGCGCACCGCTTCGCCAGGCTTCATGCTGAGGTCGCGGGTCAGGCCGTTGCGCTTGTTGAGCAGGCCGATGACGGCGGTGCGTTCGGCCATAGGCGTGCCCGGCAGCGCGCCGCCCGATCCCGACCGGATCGGCGCGCCCTGGACCTTGACCGGCCCGGTCTGGTTGCCCGCAGGCACGTCATTCTTGCCGCACGCGGCCAAGGCCAGCGCGCAGGACAGCAGGGGGATGTGCAACAGGATCGGCGGGACGCCCCCCGCCGGACGCCGGCTCATGCCGCGTCGGGGCTCCACGCCTCATAATCGCCGGTCGCCTTCTGGCGCTGGCCGCCCTTTTCAAGCGCGCCGGACGGGCGATAGGCGTTGACGGTGCCGGTCGCGTTGGGGGTCGATTCCCGTTCCCAGATGCGCGGCGGGGGCAGGAAGCTCTCAGGCGTGCCGTCGATCGTGTGGTGCAGCCAGCCATGCCATTCGGCCGGCACGCGGCTGGCGTCGTTGACGCCATTATAGATGACCCAGCGGCGCGTCAGGCCATTAGGGTCGGTGCCGCCCTGATAATAGATATTGCCCTGATGGTCCTCACCGACCTTGCTGCCCTTGCGGGAGGTGAAGAGAGCGGTGCCGATGGTCGCGCCATCCCACCAGGTGAAGATCTTGCCGAGGATTCCCATGGGCCAAGCGCTTAGCCGCTGCGGCGAGCGTGGGCAAGGAGGATATGGCGCTATCGCGGGACGGCCGGACAGAAATTAAGGTCGGTCGCGACCTTCCCGTCCGGCACAGCGCAACCGCCCCAGTTCACGACATCGCCTTCCGCGATGCCCAACTCCGCCGCGCGCCCGCCGCGCAGTTCCAGCACGGCGGCGACGGGGATGCCGGCCGACACCGGGATACGGGAATAGGGTTCGGCATTGCTGTTCAGGAAAGCGATCGTCCCGTCGGTATGGACGAACAGCATGTCGAGCGGGATCAGCGTGTCCTTCATCCAGAAACTGGCTGTGCGCGGCGGGTCCATCGGGAACAGCATGCCGCCGTTTTCGGGCAATTCCTTGCGGAACATCAACCCCTTTTCCTGCGCCTGCGGCGTGGCGGCCACTTCGACGTCGAACCGATGCACGCCCTTGGCGGCGCGGATCACCACCGGCAGCGTGGCGACGACGGCCTGCGCCTGCGCGTTGTTTTCGGGCGATGGCGGCGGGCTGGAACAGGCGGCGAGCAGGCCGAGGGCGAGAAGGGCGGGGAAGCGGATCATGCATCCTGCCTAATGCGATTCGCGGGGCATTGGGAGGCAATTAACCTTCAATGTGCTGGGATGGAAATGACGGCGAGCGAACCGAGGCGGACTGTCCTCTCTCGCCGGCGCGCGTGAATTAGGCAGCGATGATGAGACAGCCCACCCGCTGCGACTGACGCTTCGCACGTGAGTTTCGCTCGCATTAGCCGGACGCACGTGCGTCCGGCTAATGCGAGCGGTAAGGGAAGGAAACGAACACATCCGTCATGTCCCATCACGGGATGAGAGCCATCACTCCAGCATCGCCGCCAGCGCGGGGGTCATATATTCCTCCGCGCCGTCGTCCGTCCGCAGCACCAGCCGGGCGGCGAGATCGTGGCGGGTGGCCAGCGTCATGCCTTTGTCCGGTCCCATGACGGTTATGGCGGTGGCCCAGGCGTCGGCCAGCATGGCGCTGTCGTGCAGGGCGGTGACGGAGGCGACGCCAGGCGGGATCGGCGCGCCGGTTGCGGGATCGATGCTGTGGGACAAGCGCGCGCCACCGTCTAGGCGGAAGCGGCGGTAGTCGCCGGAGGTCGCGACGCACTGGCCGCACAGCGCGATGCGGAGCGTGGGCACGGCAAGACCAGGCGGGGATTCGACATCGACCCACCAGGGCTGGATGTCGGGTTTGATGCCCTCGCCGCGCAGCTCGCCGCCGATTTCGATCAGGAAATTGGCGACCCCCATGACGCGCAGTTGCGCCGCGGCAGCATCGACGGCGAACCCCTTGGCGATGCCGGAAAAGTCGAGCGCCACGTCGGCCCGGCGACGGGCGCGATCCCGTTCGACCTCGATATGAGTCCAGGGGGCGGTGACGGAGGCGGTGGCCGGTCCAAGGCCGGGGCCGAAGCCCCATTGGTCGATCAGCTGGCCGATGGCGGGATCGAAAGCGCCGCCCGAGAGCCGCGCCATGTCCAGTCCCGCGCGCAGCACGGTCAGCATGTCGGCGGGCAGCGGCATCCATGCGCCTACGGCGGCGCGGTTGAAGCGGCTGATCGCGGAATCCGCTTCCCAATTGCTCATCTGGTCTATGACGCGCGCCAGCACGGCTTCGATGGCGCTTTCACAACGGGCGGGCGGATCGACGATCTGCGCCGACCAGCTGGTCCCCATGGTGGGACCGCCATAAGTGACGATAGCGCCGCGGCGCTGTCGCCCGACAAATTGGTCGGGCGACAGGCCGGGCGCTATCGCGATTCGGGTGCCATAGGGATTGGCCGGGTTCAGGGGGCCAGCACTTCCAGCGTGGTGATATAGGCGGCGCGGCGCTGCGGCGGGCCGGCCTGGGGGCGGGGCGCGGGCGGGGCGCCTGCGCTGGGCTTAGCGCCCGGACCGCCAGCGCCAGCTTCCCCGCCGGGGCCGCCGGGGCCGCCTTCACGGCCGTCGCCGATGCTGGCGTTCAGCCAATACATGCCCGGCTGCGGCCAGGTGATGGCGACTTTGCCGTCTTTGTCGGCGACAAGGTCCATCTGGCCCAGCGCGTCGCGATAACGGATGCCGCCGGGGATGACCGTGACTTTCAGGCCTGCGGCAGGCTTGCCGTCGAGCAGGAACTGGAAGGTCGCCGCTTCGCCCGACACCAGGTCATTGGGGTGGGTGACGGGGACCAGCTCGATGCCGCTGCCGGTGGGTTTGAAGAGGTTCGCGGTCGGCGCGCCCAGCGTCACGAAAATCTCGTTGCGGTTGGACGCTTCTGCGGTCTGCACGTCGGTCGCGCCGGCGGGGATAACGCTGGCCAGCTTGTCCTTGGTCGTGCCGCGCGGCAGCCGTTCCTGCTTGCCGTTCAGCATATAGCTGCCCATCACGCCGGTCGAGACGCTGGCGATGCGATAGGTGCCCGGCTTGGTCAAGTGCACGTCGAAGGTGGAGCGGTAGCGGCCCTTGGCGGCATTATCGATCTTGCCCACGGCGCCGTCCGGTTCGGTCACGACGATATTGTCGGTGCCCATCGGGAAATGTTCGAAATAGAAGACGTCGTTGGAAATGGCCGCATCCACCGTGACCCAGCTTTCGGTGCCGGACAGGGTGGTGGAGGACGGCAGCATCCACTGGCGATGCGCCTGCGCCGCGCCGGAAAACATCAGGGCGGCAAGCGCGCCTGCAATCAGAAATCTGCTTTTCATGGTTTAATCCCCGTTATTTGCCGAAGGTGAGGGCGACGGCGCCCAGTTCGCTGCTGCCCTGCGCCTTGACCGTCGCGCCGGGCTTGGGCGGCCAGG is a window encoding:
- a CDS encoding NADH:ubiquinone oxidoreductase subunit NDUFA12, which codes for MGILGKIFTWWDGATIGTALFTSRKGSKVGEDHQGNIYYQGGTDPNGLTRRWVIYNGVNDASRVPAEWHGWLHHTIDGTPESFLPPPRIWERESTPNATGTVNAYRPSGALEKGGQRQKATGDYEAWSPDAA
- a CDS encoding DUF4198 domain-containing protein; this encodes MKSRFLIAGALAALMFSGAAQAHRQWMLPSSTTLSGTESWVTVDAAISNDVFYFEHFPMGTDNIVVTEPDGAVGKIDNAAKGRYRSTFDVHLTKPGTYRIASVSTGVMGSYMLNGKQERLPRGTTKDKLASVIPAGATDVQTAEASNRNEIFVTLGAPTANLFKPTGSGIELVPVTHPNDLVSGEAATFQFLLDGKPAAGLKVTVIPGGIRYRDALGQMDLVADKDGKVAITWPQPGMYWLNASIGDGREGGPGGPGGEAGAGGPGAKPSAGAPPAPRPQAGPPQRRAAYITTLEVLAP
- a CDS encoding DUF192 domain-containing protein; protein product: MIRFPALLALGLLAACSSPPPSPENNAQAQAVVATLPVVIRAAKGVHRFDVEVAATPQAQEKGLMFRKELPENGGMLFPMDPPRTASFWMKDTLIPLDMLFVHTDGTIAFLNSNAEPYSRIPVSAGIPVAAVLELRGGRAAELGIAEGDVVNWGGCAVPDGKVATDLNFCPAVPR
- a CDS encoding dipeptidase translates to MKTLPLALLPLLLAAPAVQAAADPYAARVARVLKATPLIDGHNDWPEALTDKAKEQRWTMALDRLDPATFHTDIARLRAGGVGGQFWSVWVSADLPELQQVKDTLEQIDLAHSFARRYPKDFAFVTTAAELRAAHKAGQVGSLLGVEGGGQIDGSLAVLRSYRALGASYLTLTHSRTIAWADSATDNPQHDGLTPFGEAVVHELNRLGMLVDLSHVSEATMLDALRVSKAPVIFSHSSARALCDTPRNVSDSLLQKVAANSGMVMVNYAPQYVSEARRIWGAARSAEIARYNAPPFGGLYIGDPEAAKAALAAWERANPEPVVTLTQVADHIDHIAKVAGVDHVGIGSDFDGVGSLPQGLGGVQTYPALLSELMRRGWSDRDIAKLAGENILRVMAAAEKVAAAMQGEPAGSGTAAGLDGVGQEE
- a CDS encoding energy transducer TonB, giving the protein MLTQAFSLMLLAGASLASPPKLIDGQNLISPSDYPKESRTEGEQGRTRVKISVSPSGKQYRCETLTSSGFSSIDKASCRVIMNKARFIHASDESGKPITGLYFMNLNWRVSNSRYPMASTVLPDLVFTVDRIPNGAPYAFLTLFALFDEAGGPCPVTWCNSVTVGA
- a CDS encoding FAD:protein FMN transferase; the protein is MGTSWSAQIVDPPARCESAIEAVLARVIDQMSNWEADSAISRFNRAAVGAWMPLPADMLTVLRAGLDMARLSGGAFDPAIGQLIDQWGFGPGLGPATASVTAPWTHIEVERDRARRRADVALDFSGIAKGFAVDAAAAQLRVMGVANFLIEIGGELRGEGIKPDIQPWWVDVESPPGLAVPTLRIALCGQCVATSGDYRRFRLDGGARLSHSIDPATGAPIPPGVASVTALHDSAMLADAWATAITVMGPDKGMTLATRHDLAARLVLRTDDGAEEYMTPALAAMLE
- the aat gene encoding leucyl/phenylalanyl-tRNA--protein transferase; translation: MMIDPHVLLQAYSIGVFPMADDRDAAEVYWVEPKRRAILPLDGFHLSHSLSKVIRRDRFRVTANRAFAQILALCAQAAPDRPSTWINHQIEAAYRHLHAAGFAHSIEVWEGEELVGGLYGVAIGGAFFGESMVSRRTDASKVALAWLVARLRFGGFALLDCQFMTDHLRTMGAVEISQRDYLQLLGAATGGVALGAGAGALAAGSGAAAELAFAPLAGEDAATGSPLAPSITVSGPVSGQAIVQLLTHTS